A DNA window from bacterium contains the following coding sequences:
- the gcvPA gene encoding aminomethyl-transferring glycine dehydrogenase subunit GcvPA, with translation MPEKQKPVHPYIPNSAPNLKKALMDDLGIDDIDRLFEDIPEKLRFRGELKIPEPILSEYELKKHVTGIMAKNTSCEDALSFLGGGCAQHYVPAICDEVVNRSEFLTAYAGEPYEDQGRFQALFEYQSLMAELLDMDVVNVPTYDWGQAASTSVRMAERITGRGEALISEFVSPDRFKVIKNYCEPVMTIKRFKHDPQTGQIDLNDLSSKLNKDTACVFFENPSFMGFIEEQGKKISKIVHDNGSIMIVSTDPISLGVLKPPSHYGADIVCGDIQNLGNHMYFGGSLAGFIATRDEEKYVAEYPSRLFGIAHTKVEGEWGFGDVLYDRTSFGEREKGKEFVGTAAALYGIAAAVYLSLMGPRGMKELGRTIMQRSQYAQKRLTGIPGVSLKFMSADFKEFVVDFSGTGKKVDEINLQLREKGIFGGHNLEPDFPDLKNCALYCVTEIHCKDDIDRLANEIKAIVSQ, from the coding sequence CTCAGGTTCAGAGGAGAATTAAAGATTCCTGAGCCTATTCTTTCCGAATATGAGCTTAAAAAGCATGTTACAGGAATTATGGCAAAGAACACATCATGTGAAGATGCTTTAAGCTTTCTCGGAGGAGGATGTGCACAGCACTATGTTCCTGCAATATGTGATGAGGTAGTAAACAGATCAGAATTTCTTACAGCTTATGCAGGAGAACCTTACGAAGATCAGGGAAGATTCCAGGCTCTTTTTGAATATCAAAGTTTAATGGCAGAACTTCTTGATATGGATGTAGTAAATGTACCGACGTATGACTGGGGCCAGGCAGCAAGCACGTCAGTGCGAATGGCTGAAAGAATTACAGGCCGGGGTGAAGCCCTCATAAGTGAGTTTGTTTCTCCTGACAGATTCAAAGTTATAAAAAACTACTGTGAACCTGTTATGACAATAAAAAGATTTAAACATGATCCGCAGACAGGCCAGATTGATTTAAATGATTTATCATCAAAATTGAATAAAGATACTGCTTGTGTGTTTTTTGAAAATCCTTCCTTTATGGGATTTATTGAAGAGCAGGGAAAAAAAATATCAAAAATTGTGCATGATAACGGTTCAATAATGATAGTGAGTACAGATCCCATATCACTCGGAGTTCTCAAACCGCCGTCACATTACGGCGCTGACATAGTATGCGGAGATATTCAGAACCTTGGAAATCACATGTATTTTGGCGGATCTCTTGCAGGATTCATCGCAACAAGGGATGAAGAAAAGTATGTTGCGGAATATCCTTCCAGATTATTCGGAATTGCACATACAAAGGTTGAAGGAGAATGGGGATTCGGAGATGTCCTTTACGACAGGACTTCATTTGGAGAGAGAGAAAAAGGCAAGGAATTTGTGGGTACTGCGGCAGCTCTTTACGGTATTGCAGCGGCGGTTTATCTTTCTCTGATGGGCCCGAGAGGTATGAAGGAGCTCGGCCGGACAATAATGCAGCGTTCTCAATATGCGCAAAAAAGGCTTACAGGCATTCCTGGCGTTTCACTGAAATTTATGTCTGCAGATTTTAAAGAGTTTGTTGTTGATTTTTCAGGTACAGGTAAAAAAGTTGACGAGATTAATCTGCAGTTAAGAGAAAAGGGGATTTTTGGCGGGCATAACCTTGAACCTGATTTCCCGGATCTTAAAAATTGTGCGCTCTACTGTGTAACAGAAATCCATTGCAAAGATGATATTGACAGACTGGCAAATGAGATTAAAGCTATTGTTTCACAGTAA